In the genome of Pseudomonas sp. P5_109, one region contains:
- a CDS encoding peroxidase family protein has protein sequence MANFNKSDLEFILKQIFIAEAQADGASLSDLLPNTQVPFGLRTVDGSLNNLVTGQSEFGAADNAFPRLLEPSFLPDYVGTGTVIDPQPRIISNLVVDQTANNPAAYASAFDPGLDGVLNFGVVGAGNDDVLKDGVEIVSSPGLDGVFGTADDKDVFFFPNQSADAGLTASFNSWMTFFGQFFDHGLDLVTKSATDIVFIPLQPDDPLFVPGSPTNFMVLSRAVRTAGADGVVGTADDGQTNTTSPFVDQSQTYSSHPSHQVFLREYVLNAAGDPVATGNLISNRDLGADGIFGTADDGVGDGMATWKVVKAQARDILGINLTDADVHNVPLLATDAYGNFIRGPNGMPQVVIRVSNGADGIAGTADDVTQLVEGNRAAPISLANAVSTGHAFLDDIAHNAAPVVVGGVLQADGDALVGNAQPVGPTGNNLTYDNELLDAHYIAGDGRANENIGLTTVHHVFHSEHNRLVQQSKDTILASGDLAFLNQWLADDVTAIPTTPAGIAALVWDGERLFQAAKFGTEMQYQHLVFEEFARTVQPQVDEFLAPNGYDTSINPAILAEFAHVVYRFGHSMLTETVDRFDPAFNPLLTDPTNPDSQMGLIAAFLNPLAFAGSGATADAAAGAIIRGVTRQVGNEIDEFVTEALRNNLLGLPLDLPALNLARGRDTGIPTLNEARRDMYGATGDSQLKPYISWADLVDHLKHPESLVNFIAAYGTHSSITSATTLADKRAAALALVFGGAGSPADRLDFLNSTGAWANVTQAGADGVLGTADDVTGVTITGLDDVDFWVGGLAEQKMPFGGMLGSTFNFVFETQMEALQNGDRFYYLSRTAGLNFGTELENNSFAKLIMLNSDVTHLSNTVFLTPTFTLEVNQANQFTGLGVGGHDDPTGGIMINGVEVVPLVIRDNPDTPGADTNYLQYTGEDHVVMGGTAGNDIIISGDGDDTVYGDGGNDRLEGGAGNDAVLGGDGDDIISDSFGDNRLEGNAGNDVIVAGSMFALGNLILGGDGQDFIITTEDITTTFGGQGDDFILGAKTNLPPTGNEGDDWIEKGTQDGAPGDNFSPLLNDDIIGNDIFVGGGGFDEMIGEGGDDIFVGSDAQDKMDGMSGFDWITYKNDKVGVTADLSLAALAQPHGNAPNQNAGVFNPVGASPASILDRFAEVEGLSGSSFGDVLKGDDVDADTIINHGGATGSALTNVALIRGLDQFLADAGLPVTGFATGNIILGGDGSDLIEGRGGDDLIDGDKWINVRIAVYAPGDVNHTGPEVASFDSMVDMIPFMIDGTINPGQLKAVREIMPGTSTGGAAFDTAIYSGVASEYTVTVDDRGTVDLADDVYTVTDSVAGRDGTDTLLHIERLQFSDEQQVLVPGLNAQPTGSPAVIDGNGGAIVVGDTLTVNVNALRDADNITAGNPLGLINSSVSYYWQFESTPGSGVFEDIILLPAGDLAFQSADGTTFKVSPDLAGLSLRVKAIYQDAHGTTEIMFSQPTGVVAPGTPVVPTAPIPVVDATEGGAGLHMVRSDLNFILDQIKIAEAEASGQDILSLIPNIRAPLGLRAVDGSNNNLMNLNGHNNTEFGAADNVFPRLSDPVFNPAEGVPAGFFGPGSPAVPGSSYAQTSGNVFDSQPRTISNLISDQTSNNPAAYAAAHDVGADGVLNFGAVGNDDVLKDGVRVVASPGLDGQFGTADDHEVYMFENTAADAGLSAPFNSWMTFFGQFFDHGLDLVTKGGSGTIFIPLQPDDPLFVPGGNTNFMVVTRATNLPGADGILGTADDIHEQSNTTTPFVDQNQTYSSHPSHQVFLRAYELTADGPVANGRLITNRDLGADGTFGTADDVEIGGMATWKVVKAQARDILGINLTDADVDNAPLLATDAYGNFIKGPNGFPMVVMRGADGIGGTADDVLVEGDPTSPISLTTAVRTGHQFLVDINNNAAPVIVGGVLQADTDSLVGNAQPTGPAGNNLTYDNELLDAHYIAGDGRVNENIGLTAVHAIFHSEHNRLVQQTKDTVLDSGDVTFLNEWLLNPVAALPTTQAEFDALQWNGERLFQAAKFGTEMQYQHLVFEEFARTIQPNVDLFFAPTQVYDVDLDPSIVAEFAHTVYRFGHSMLTETVDRYDIDFNVVGDPASANPDQQLGLIAAFLNPLAYAASGVSPEDATSAIVRGVTRQAGNEIDEFVTEALRNNLLGLPLDLPAINIARGRDVGIPSLNAFRRDIYSQTGDTQLKPYNSWVDLVQHLKHPESLINFIAAYGTHASITSAITMDAKRDAALALVFGGAGAPADRLDFLNGTGAFANVTLPGRDGVLGTADDLKGVTVTGVDAIDMWIGGLAEQKTPFGGMLGSTFNFVFENQMEKLQDGDRFYYLERTSGLSMNAELESNSFAKLIMANTSATHLPGLVFSDPGFYLEVDQGKQFNEGLVAVDPLGPNGEQVVFRDNPLTVGADTNYIRYSGAEHIVLGGTDGVDILISSEGDDTVWGDGGNDRIDGGDGNDQLRGGTGDDIITDTGGDDNIQGGDGNDVLHGGNGVNLIIGGFGSDFIVTGEDASEAIGGQGNDFILGSKANEQDMGNEGDDWIEKGTSDGAPGDNFDPLGNDPVIGNDVFVGGNENDKFNGEGGDDIMVGSLGFGDRYIGGSGYDWATFKDLAQGVTIDYSDRFFDVPPMPGSGASALVRFDIMEGLSGSTHGDFLRGDNEDATSLPTAGATGSVLTNISLINGLSDLLAAGATFYDGGNIILGGSGSDLIEGRGGDDIIDGDKWLNVRISVRANADGTGAEIASFNSMEPLVPFMLNGTYNPGQLVVVREILAGTDNFDTAVYSGNASEYTVTLDGNAVVVTDLVAGRDGVDRLTGIERLQFSDQAQATGVGTAVNSGPVGRLAILDATTGARDDTPVAGQLLRVSSQSIRDLDSVSATNATGAVTGPVSYYWQVENVAGSGVYEDITFVAAGEVSRAIGATYRVADDVAGLNIRVRAVYQDGNGTLEFVSSSANNTPTAGPTVTGLATQNQVLTADPSTIIDVDGLSNPQFTFQWQVTNGVTFVNIAGATGSTLTLGQAQVGNQVRVVVSYVDDFGVAESVPSDATAPVVNVNDAPTGALLISDTTPTQGQVLTAQTAAIVDPDGVGAFSYQWQQGTGTTFTNIAGATGVNFTPGAAQINQQIRVIARYTDGFGTLESVTSAATALVVLLGAVQTGDALANTLVGTAGSDVLFGLGGNDTLIGLGGVDQLFGGIGDDNLSGGDGNDFLNGEDGNDFLNGGAGNDQMLGGVGNDTYRVDSAGDVLIELTGEGADSVQTTLASFTLGANMEHLLYLGAANFTGNGNALNNVITGGAANDTLNGGDGNDTLMGGAGNDVLTGGAGNDAMVGGAGNDTFRVDSTGDLVVETAGEGSDSVQTTLASYTLGANVENLLYTGTGNFTGNGNALNNVMTGGVGNDTLNGGDGNDTLLGGAGNDVITGGAGNDRMVGGVGNDTFRVDSSGDLVVEVTGEGADSVQTTTISYTLGTNVEHLLYLGAGNFVGTGNALNNIMTGGVGNDTLNGGDGNDTLLGGIGNDVINGGAGADRLEGGVGNDTYIVDSAADGVIELAGNGEDSIQTSLSSYTLGADAEHLLYTGVGNFSGTGNASNNVITGGAGNDNLNGAGGNDTMLGGAGNDIIDGGAGNDSIAGGAGNDTMNAGSGDDVFVFGLAFGNDRILNFDANAAGGQDLLNFAALNITAATFNTSVNIVDQGADLLLNFGAGSITLVGVGDPNTISASDFILAS, from the coding sequence ATGGCCAATTTCAACAAGTCGGACCTGGAGTTCATCCTCAAACAAATCTTTATCGCCGAAGCGCAAGCCGACGGCGCCAGCCTCAGTGATTTGCTACCCAACACTCAGGTGCCATTCGGTCTGCGTACCGTTGATGGCAGCCTCAACAACCTGGTCACCGGCCAGAGCGAGTTTGGCGCCGCGGACAATGCTTTTCCGCGCCTGCTTGAACCCTCGTTCCTGCCTGATTATGTCGGGACAGGGACGGTGATCGACCCGCAACCACGGATTATCAGTAACCTGGTAGTCGACCAGACCGCCAACAACCCGGCGGCCTATGCCTCGGCTTTTGATCCCGGCCTGGACGGAGTGCTCAACTTCGGCGTGGTAGGCGCGGGTAATGACGACGTCCTCAAGGATGGCGTAGAGATAGTCTCCAGCCCCGGTCTGGATGGGGTATTCGGCACGGCCGATGACAAAGATGTGTTCTTCTTTCCCAACCAGTCAGCGGACGCCGGCCTGACCGCCAGCTTCAACTCGTGGATGACTTTCTTCGGCCAGTTCTTCGACCACGGTCTTGACCTGGTCACCAAGAGCGCCACCGACATCGTATTCATCCCGCTGCAACCGGACGATCCGTTGTTCGTACCGGGCAGCCCGACCAACTTCATGGTGCTGTCACGTGCGGTGCGTACCGCCGGCGCGGACGGAGTAGTCGGCACGGCCGATGATGGCCAGACCAATACCACCTCGCCGTTCGTCGACCAAAGCCAGACCTACAGCTCGCACCCTTCGCATCAGGTGTTCCTGCGCGAGTACGTTCTCAACGCGGCAGGCGACCCTGTTGCAACGGGGAACCTGATTAGCAACCGCGATCTCGGTGCCGATGGCATCTTCGGCACTGCGGATGATGGCGTCGGTGATGGCATGGCGACCTGGAAGGTGGTCAAGGCCCAGGCCCGTGACATTCTCGGTATCAACCTGACCGACGCCGATGTGCACAACGTGCCGTTACTGGCAACCGATGCCTACGGCAACTTCATCCGCGGGCCTAACGGCATGCCGCAGGTGGTGATTCGCGTCAGCAACGGTGCCGACGGCATCGCCGGCACGGCTGATGACGTCACTCAACTGGTCGAAGGCAACCGGGCTGCTCCAATCAGCCTGGCCAATGCCGTGAGCACCGGGCATGCCTTCCTCGACGACATCGCGCACAATGCCGCGCCGGTCGTCGTCGGCGGGGTTCTGCAGGCGGATGGCGACGCCCTTGTCGGCAATGCTCAGCCCGTTGGTCCGACTGGCAACAACCTGACCTATGACAACGAACTGCTCGACGCCCACTACATTGCCGGCGACGGCCGGGCCAACGAGAACATCGGCCTGACCACCGTGCACCATGTGTTCCACTCCGAACACAACCGCCTGGTCCAGCAGTCCAAGGACACCATCCTGGCCTCCGGCGACCTGGCCTTCCTCAATCAGTGGCTGGCTGACGACGTGACCGCAATACCGACTACACCTGCCGGGATCGCGGCGTTGGTGTGGGACGGCGAACGCCTGTTCCAGGCCGCCAAGTTCGGTACCGAGATGCAGTACCAGCACCTGGTGTTCGAAGAGTTCGCGCGGACCGTGCAGCCGCAGGTCGACGAGTTCCTCGCGCCCAACGGCTACGACACCTCGATCAACCCGGCGATCCTCGCCGAGTTCGCCCACGTGGTGTACCGCTTCGGTCACTCGATGTTGACCGAGACCGTCGATCGCTTCGACCCTGCGTTCAATCCGCTGCTCACTGACCCGACCAATCCGGACTCGCAAATGGGGCTGATCGCGGCCTTCCTCAACCCGCTGGCGTTCGCCGGCAGCGGCGCGACCGCGGACGCAGCGGCAGGGGCGATCATTCGTGGTGTGACCCGTCAGGTCGGCAACGAGATCGACGAGTTCGTCACTGAAGCCTTGCGCAACAACCTGCTCGGTCTGCCGCTCGATTTGCCGGCCCTGAACCTGGCGCGTGGTCGCGACACTGGCATCCCTACATTGAATGAAGCGCGTCGTGATATGTACGGAGCGACCGGCGACAGCCAACTGAAACCGTACATCAGTTGGGCTGACCTGGTGGACCACCTCAAGCACCCCGAGTCGCTGGTCAACTTCATCGCGGCCTATGGCACACATAGCTCGATCACGTCGGCGACCACCCTGGCAGACAAACGCGCTGCCGCACTGGCGCTGGTATTCGGTGGCGCGGGTTCGCCAGCCGACCGCCTGGACTTCCTCAATAGCACTGGTGCCTGGGCCAACGTAACGCAGGCCGGCGCGGATGGGGTACTGGGTACCGCAGACGACGTGACGGGTGTGACGATCACCGGGCTAGACGATGTCGACTTCTGGGTCGGTGGCCTCGCCGAACAGAAAATGCCGTTCGGCGGCATGCTCGGCTCGACGTTCAACTTCGTGTTTGAAACCCAGATGGAGGCGTTGCAGAACGGCGACCGCTTCTACTACCTGTCGCGTACCGCGGGCCTGAACTTCGGCACTGAGCTTGAAAACAACTCGTTTGCCAAGTTGATCATGCTCAACAGCGATGTCACCCACCTGTCGAACACCGTGTTCCTGACACCGACCTTCACCCTCGAGGTGAATCAGGCCAATCAGTTCACCGGCCTTGGCGTGGGTGGCCACGACGACCCGACCGGCGGCATCATGATCAACGGCGTGGAAGTCGTGCCGCTGGTGATTCGCGACAACCCCGACACCCCAGGTGCGGACACCAATTACCTGCAGTACACCGGTGAAGATCATGTCGTCATGGGCGGCACCGCCGGCAATGACATCATCATTTCCGGTGATGGCGATGACACTGTTTACGGCGACGGCGGCAACGACCGTCTCGAAGGCGGTGCGGGGAACGATGCGGTGCTGGGCGGCGATGGCGATGACATCATCAGCGACTCGTTCGGCGACAACCGTCTGGAAGGTAATGCCGGTAACGATGTGATCGTGGCGGGCAGCATGTTTGCCTTAGGCAACCTGATCCTGGGTGGCGATGGCCAGGACTTCATCATCACCACCGAAGACATCACCACCACCTTCGGTGGCCAGGGTGACGACTTCATCCTCGGTGCCAAGACCAACCTGCCACCGACCGGTAACGAAGGTGATGACTGGATCGAGAAAGGCACCCAGGACGGTGCGCCAGGCGATAACTTCTCGCCGCTGCTCAATGACGACATCATCGGCAACGATATCTTTGTCGGTGGCGGTGGCTTCGACGAAATGATCGGCGAGGGTGGCGATGACATCTTTGTCGGCAGCGATGCCCAGGACAAGATGGACGGCATGTCCGGCTTCGACTGGATCACCTACAAGAATGACAAGGTTGGCGTGACCGCTGACCTGAGCCTGGCCGCGCTGGCGCAGCCACACGGCAACGCGCCAAACCAGAACGCCGGGGTATTCAATCCGGTCGGCGCCTCGCCGGCCTCGATTCTCGACCGTTTTGCCGAGGTCGAGGGTTTGTCCGGTTCGAGCTTCGGCGACGTGCTCAAAGGCGATGATGTCGATGCTGACACCATCATCAACCACGGTGGTGCCACGGGCAGTGCACTGACCAATGTCGCGTTGATCCGCGGACTGGATCAGTTCCTGGCCGATGCCGGCTTGCCGGTTACCGGCTTTGCCACCGGCAACATCATCCTCGGCGGTGATGGCAGTGACCTGATCGAAGGCCGCGGTGGTGACGACCTGATCGACGGTGACAAATGGATCAACGTCAGGATTGCCGTTTATGCCCCTGGCGACGTCAACCATACGGGCCCTGAGGTCGCCTCCTTCGACAGCATGGTCGATATGATCCCGTTCATGATCGACGGTACCATTAACCCCGGTCAGCTCAAGGCCGTGCGGGAAATCATGCCGGGTACCTCGACGGGCGGGGCGGCCTTCGACACCGCCATTTACTCCGGGGTTGCCTCCGAGTATACGGTTACCGTTGATGACCGCGGCACGGTCGATCTGGCGGACGATGTCTATACGGTGACAGATAGCGTAGCGGGCCGCGACGGCACCGATACCCTGCTGCATATCGAACGCCTGCAGTTCTCCGATGAACAGCAAGTGCTGGTACCGGGGCTCAATGCCCAGCCGACTGGCAGTCCGGCGGTCATCGATGGCAACGGCGGTGCGATAGTCGTGGGCGACACGCTGACGGTCAACGTGAACGCGTTGCGCGATGCCGACAACATCACGGCGGGTAATCCGCTGGGCTTGATCAATAGCTCGGTGTCCTACTACTGGCAGTTCGAGTCAACGCCAGGCAGCGGCGTTTTCGAGGACATCATCCTCTTGCCGGCCGGCGACCTGGCGTTCCAGAGTGCCGACGGCACCACGTTCAAGGTCTCTCCCGACCTTGCCGGGTTGTCGCTGCGGGTCAAGGCGATCTACCAGGATGCTCACGGCACGACTGAAATCATGTTCTCGCAGCCGACTGGCGTAGTGGCTCCTGGCACACCGGTCGTACCGACGGCGCCGATACCGGTAGTCGATGCCACCGAGGGTGGCGCGGGCCTGCACATGGTTCGCTCCGACCTCAACTTCATTCTTGACCAGATCAAGATTGCCGAGGCTGAAGCGTCCGGTCAGGACATCCTTTCGCTGATCCCGAACATTCGCGCGCCGTTGGGCCTGCGTGCGGTCGACGGGTCGAACAACAACCTGATGAACCTCAATGGCCACAACAACACCGAGTTTGGTGCCGCCGACAACGTCTTTCCGCGCTTGAGCGATCCGGTCTTCAATCCGGCGGAAGGTGTGCCTGCCGGCTTCTTCGGCCCCGGTTCGCCGGCCGTCCCTGGATCGTCGTATGCGCAGACCAGCGGCAATGTGTTTGACTCACAGCCACGCACTATCAGTAACCTGATCTCCGACCAGACGTCGAATAACCCGGCGGCCTATGCCGCGGCCCACGACGTTGGCGCGGACGGCGTGCTCAACTTCGGCGCGGTGGGCAACGACGACGTGCTCAAGGATGGCGTGCGGGTAGTCGCCAGCCCTGGCCTGGACGGTCAGTTCGGTACTGCCGACGACCACGAAGTGTATATGTTCGAGAACACCGCGGCGGATGCGGGGCTGTCCGCACCGTTCAACTCCTGGATGACGTTCTTCGGGCAGTTCTTCGACCATGGCCTGGACCTGGTGACCAAAGGCGGTTCGGGCACCATCTTCATCCCGCTGCAACCGGATGATCCGCTGTTTGTGCCAGGCGGCAACACCAACTTCATGGTGGTGACCCGCGCGACCAACCTGCCAGGGGCGGATGGCATTCTCGGCACGGCCGATGACATCCATGAGCAAAGCAACACCACCACGCCGTTCGTGGACCAGAACCAGACCTATAGCTCGCATCCGTCGCACCAGGTGTTCCTGCGCGCTTATGAACTTACCGCTGACGGCCCCGTCGCCAACGGCAGGTTGATCACTAACCGTGACCTGGGCGCGGATGGCACATTTGGTACCGCGGACGACGTCGAAATCGGTGGCATGGCGACCTGGAAGGTGGTCAAGGCTCAAGCCCGTGACATTTTGGGCATCAACCTGACCGATGCCGACGTCGATAACGCCCCACTGTTGGCGACAGACGCCTATGGCAACTTCATCAAGGGGCCGAACGGCTTCCCGATGGTTGTGATGAGGGGGGCTGACGGCATTGGTGGTACGGCGGATGACGTTCTTGTCGAAGGCGATCCGACTTCCCCCATTAGCCTGACCACTGCTGTGCGTACCGGTCACCAGTTCCTCGTCGACATCAACAACAATGCCGCACCGGTAATCGTCGGTGGGGTTCTGCAGGCGGATACCGACTCCCTGGTCGGTAATGCGCAGCCCACTGGCCCGGCCGGCAACAACCTGACCTATGACAACGAACTGCTCGACGCTCACTACATCGCTGGCGACGGCCGGGTCAACGAGAACATCGGCCTGACTGCGGTGCATGCGATCTTCCACTCCGAGCACAACCGCCTGGTCCAGCAGACCAAGGACACCGTGCTCGATTCGGGTGACGTGACCTTCCTCAACGAGTGGCTGCTCAATCCGGTGGCAGCATTGCCAACCACCCAGGCCGAGTTCGATGCGTTGCAGTGGAATGGCGAGCGCTTGTTCCAGGCTGCCAAGTTCGGTACCGAGATGCAGTATCAACACCTGGTGTTCGAGGAGTTTGCGCGGACCATCCAGCCTAACGTTGACCTGTTCTTCGCACCGACCCAGGTCTATGACGTCGACCTCGATCCCTCGATCGTCGCCGAGTTCGCCCACACCGTGTACCGGTTTGGTCACTCGATGCTGACCGAGACTGTCGATCGCTACGACATCGACTTCAACGTGGTGGGCGATCCGGCCAGCGCCAATCCCGATCAGCAACTGGGCTTGATCGCGGCGTTCCTCAACCCGTTGGCGTACGCCGCCAGTGGCGTGTCGCCAGAGGATGCGACCAGTGCGATCGTGCGTGGGGTGACCCGTCAAGCCGGTAACGAAATCGACGAGTTCGTTACCGAGGCTTTGCGCAATAACCTGTTGGGCTTGCCGCTCGACCTGCCGGCGATCAACATCGCCCGTGGCCGCGACGTGGGGATTCCTTCACTCAACGCGTTCCGCCGCGACATCTACAGCCAAACCGGTGACACCCAACTCAAGCCGTACAACAGCTGGGTCGATCTGGTGCAGCACCTCAAGCATCCAGAGTCGTTGATCAACTTCATCGCGGCCTATGGTACGCACGCCTCGATCACGTCGGCGATCACGATGGATGCCAAACGCGATGCAGCCCTGGCGCTGGTGTTCGGTGGTGCCGGTGCGCCAGCTGACCGTCTGGACTTCCTCAATGGCACGGGCGCCTTTGCCAACGTGACGCTGCCCGGCAGGGATGGAGTGCTGGGTACTGCCGACGACCTGAAGGGCGTGACGGTCACGGGCGTCGATGCCATCGATATGTGGATTGGCGGTCTTGCCGAACAGAAAACGCCGTTCGGCGGCATGCTCGGCTCGACCTTCAACTTTGTGTTCGAGAACCAGATGGAAAAACTGCAGGACGGCGATCGCTTCTACTACCTGGAGCGTACCTCTGGCCTGTCGATGAATGCCGAACTTGAAAGCAACTCCTTCGCCAAGCTGATCATGGCCAACACCTCGGCCACGCACTTGCCTGGCCTGGTGTTCTCGGACCCTGGCTTCTACCTGGAAGTGGATCAGGGCAAGCAATTCAACGAAGGCCTGGTCGCTGTCGATCCGCTCGGCCCGAACGGCGAGCAGGTGGTGTTCCGCGACAACCCGCTGACCGTCGGCGCTGACACCAACTACATCCGCTACAGCGGTGCCGAGCACATCGTGCTGGGTGGTACCGACGGCGTCGACATCCTTATCTCCAGTGAAGGCGACGACACGGTCTGGGGCGATGGCGGCAACGATCGCATCGACGGCGGTGACGGCAACGACCAGCTGCGTGGCGGCACTGGCGACGACATCATCACCGACACCGGTGGCGACGATAACATCCAGGGTGGCGACGGCAACGACGTGCTGCACGGAGGCAATGGCGTCAACCTGATCATTGGCGGGTTCGGCAGTGACTTCATCGTGACCGGTGAGGACGCCTCCGAGGCCATTGGTGGCCAGGGCAACGACTTCATCCTGGGCAGCAAGGCCAACGAACAGGACATGGGTAACGAAGGCGATGACTGGATCGAAAAGGGCACCTCGGACGGTGCACCTGGCGACAACTTCGATCCGCTCGGCAACGACCCTGTGATCGGCAACGATGTATTCGTCGGCGGTAACGAGAACGATAAGTTCAACGGCGAAGGCGGTGACGACATCATGGTCGGCAGTCTCGGCTTTGGTGACCGCTATATCGGCGGCTCGGGCTATGACTGGGCGACCTTCAAGGATCTCGCCCAGGGTGTGACCATCGATTACAGCGACCGCTTCTTCGATGTGCCACCGATGCCGGGTTCGGGAGCCTCGGCGCTGGTGCGCTTCGACATCATGGAAGGCCTGTCGGGTTCGACACACGGTGACTTCCTGCGCGGTGATAACGAAGATGCGACATCGCTACCTACCGCGGGTGCAACCGGCAGTGTGCTGACCAACATCAGCCTGATCAACGGCCTGTCCGATCTGCTGGCAGCCGGAGCGACGTTCTACGACGGCGGCAACATCATCCTCGGCGGCAGCGGCAGCGACCTCATCGAAGGTCGCGGCGGTGACGACATCATCGATGGTGACAAGTGGCTGAACGTACGCATCAGCGTACGGGCAAACGCTGATGGTACCGGCGCGGAAATCGCCAGTTTCAACAGCATGGAGCCGCTGGTGCCGTTTATGCTCAACGGTACCTACAATCCGGGCCAACTGGTCGTCGTGCGGGAGATTCTGGCCGGCACTGACAACTTCGACACCGCGGTGTATTCCGGTAATGCGTCGGAGTACACAGTCACGCTCGACGGCAATGCCGTCGTCGTGACCGACCTGGTGGCGGGCCGTGATGGTGTCGATCGTCTGACGGGCATCGAGCGTCTGCAGTTCTCTGACCAGGCGCAGGCGACCGGAGTCGGCACCGCTGTGAACAGTGGACCTGTGGGGCGTCTGGCAATTCTCGACGCTACTACCGGTGCGCGTGACGATACGCCTGTCGCCGGTCAGTTGCTGCGGGTCAGCAGTCAGTCGATCCGCGACCTGGACAGCGTGAGTGCAACCAATGCGACCGGTGCGGTTACCGGTCCCGTGTCTTACTACTGGCAAGTCGAAAACGTTGCTGGCTCGGGTGTCTATGAAGACATCACCTTCGTCGCCGCCGGCGAGGTATCGCGGGCGATCGGCGCCACCTACCGGGTGGCGGATGATGTCGCCGGTCTGAACATCCGTGTTCGGGCGGTGTATCAGGATGGCAATGGCACGCTGGAGTTTGTCTCCTCGTCGGCGAACAACACACCGACGGCAGGGCCAACCGTCACCGGGCTTGCAACACAGAACCAGGTGCTGACCGCCGACCCGTCGACCATCATTGACGTCGATGGCCTCAGCAATCCGCAGTTCACCTTCCAGTGGCAGGTGACCAACGGGGTTACCTTCGTCAACATCGCCGGTGCCACCGGCAGCACGCTTACGCTTGGCCAGGCTCAGGTCGGCAACCAGGTGCGCGTGGTGGTCAGTTACGTGGATGACTTCGGTGTCGCTGAAAGCGTGCCGTCCGATGCCACGGCGCCGGTGGTCAACGTCAACGATGCACCGACAGGTGCGTTGCTGATCAGCGATACCACACCGACTCAAGGGCAGGTGCTGACCGCACAGACGGCCGCGATTGTCGATCCGGACGGCGTGGGCGCATTCAGCTACCAATGGCAGCAAGGTACCGGGACTACCTTCACCAATATCGCTGGCGCAACGGGCGTGAACTTCACGCCTGGCGCGGCGCAGATCAACCAGCAAATCCGGGTGATCGCGCGCTACACCGATGGCTTCGGCACGCTGGAGTCGGTGACCTCGGCGGCGACGGCGCTGGTCGTGCTGCTGGGTGCGGTGCAAACGGGTGACGCTTTGGCGAACACCCTCGTCGGTACCGCAGGTAGCGATGTGCTGTTCGGCCTGGGCGGCAACGATACGCTCATTGGCCTGGGCGGTGTCGACCAGTTGTTTGGTGGCATCGGTGACGACAATCTCAGTGGCGGAGACGGCAACGACTTCCTCAATGGCGAGGACGGCAATGACTTCCTCAATGGCGGTGCGGGTAATGACCAGATGCTGGGCGGAGTCGGTAACGACACCTACCGCGTCGACTCAGCCGGGGATGTACTGATCGAGTTGACCGGCGAGGGTGCGGATTCCGTGCAGACCACGCTGGCCAGCTTCACACTGGGCGCCAATATGGAGCACCTGCTCTACCTCGGCGCCGCCAACTTCACCGGTAACGGCAACGCGCTGAACAACGTCATTACTGGTGGGGCGGCTAATGACACCCTCAACGGCGGTGACGGCAATGACACACTGATGGGTGGCGCCGGCAACGACGTCCTCACCGGCGGTGCGGGCAATGACGCGATGGTCGGTGGAGCCGGCAACGATACCTTCCGCGTCGATTCAACCGGGGACCTGGTGGTCGAGACGGCGGGTGAGGGTTCCGATTCCGTGCAGACGACGCTGGCCAGTTACACACTGGGCGCCAATGTCGAGAACCTGCTCTACACCGGAACCGGCAACTTCACCGGCAACGGCAACGCGTTGAATAACGTCATGACCGGTGGGGTGGGTAATGACACCCTCAACGGCGGTGACGGTAACGACACCTTGCTCGGTGGCGCCGGCAACGACGTCATCACTGGCGGTGCGGGCAATGACCGGATGGTCGGTGGCGTCGGCAACGACACCTTCCGCGTCGATTCGAGCGGAGACTTGGTGGTCGAGGTGACAGGTGAGGGTGCGGACTCCGTACAGACGACGACGATCAGCTACACGCTAGGCACCAATGTCGAGCATCTGCTCTACCTCGGAGCCGGCAACTTCGTCGGTACCGGCAACGCGTTGAACAACATCATGACCGGTGGGGTGGGTAATGACACCCTCAACGGTGGTGATGGCAACGACACATTGCTCGGTGGCATCGGCAACGACGTCATCAATGGCGGTGCGGGGGCTGACCGGCTGGAAGGCGGAGTCGGCAATGATACCTACATCGTCGATTCTGCCGCGGACGGGGTGATCGAGTTGGCGGGTAACGGTGAGGACTCCATCCAGACCTCGCTGTCCAGTTACACACTGGGCGCCGATGCCGAGCATCTGCTCTACACCGGAGTTGGCAACTTCAGCGGTACCGGCAACGCGTCGAACAACGTCATCACCGGTGGGGCGGGTAACGACAACCTCAACGGCGCTGGCGGTAACGACACAATGCTGGGCGGTGCAGGCAACGACATCATCGATGGCGGTGCCGGCAACGACAGTATTGCGGGTGGTGCCGGCAACGACACGATGAATGCCGGCAGTGGCGACGATGTCTTCGTGTTCGGACTGGCCTTCGGCAACGATCGGATCCTCAACTTTGATGCCAACGCGGCTGGAGGACAGGATTTGCTCAATTTTGCCGCGCTCAACATCACGGCAGCGACATTCAACACGAGTGTCAACATCGTTGATCAGGGAGCGGATTTGTTGCTGAACTTCGGCGCCGGTTCCATCACCCTGGTAGGTGTGGGCGACCCGAACACCATCTCGGCCTCGGACTTCATTCTGGCCTCTTGA